The following proteins are co-located in the Sulfurospirillum deleyianum DSM 6946 genome:
- a CDS encoding ParA family protein — translation MSEIIAIANQKGGVGKTTTAINLAASLAVAEKRVLLIDIDPQANATTGLGFHRSDYEYNIYHVLIGRKRLSQVILETSLSTLHVAPSNIGLVGVEKEFYDNNTKGRELILKTKIEEIRDQYDYIIIDSPPALGSITINALSAANSVIIPIQCEFFALEGLAQLLNTVKLIKKTINPTLEIKGFLPTMYSTQNNLSKQVFADLKEHFKNKLFLDKESASYVVIPRNIKLAESPSFGKPIILYDVESPGSKAYQNLANSILVS, via the coding sequence ATGAGCGAGATTATAGCGATAGCAAATCAAAAAGGCGGTGTTGGTAAGACAACGACTGCTATTAATTTGGCTGCCTCCTTAGCAGTTGCTGAAAAGCGCGTGTTATTGATCGACATTGATCCTCAAGCCAATGCTACCACAGGTCTTGGGTTTCATCGAAGCGATTATGAGTACAACATTTATCACGTTCTCATTGGGAGAAAGCGCCTTTCACAAGTTATTTTAGAGACCTCTCTTTCCACTTTACATGTAGCACCCTCAAACATTGGATTGGTTGGTGTTGAAAAAGAGTTTTATGATAACAATACCAAAGGGCGAGAACTTATCTTAAAGACCAAAATTGAAGAGATTCGAGATCAGTACGACTACATTATCATTGATTCTCCTCCTGCACTTGGAAGTATTACGATTAACGCACTGAGTGCTGCAAATTCAGTTATTATTCCGATTCAATGTGAGTTTTTTGCATTAGAAGGACTTGCACAGCTTTTGAATACGGTAAAGCTGATTAAAAAAACCATCAATCCAACCCTTGAGATTAAAGGTTTTTTACCAACAATGTACAGTACGCAAAACAATCTTTCAAAACAGGTTTTTGCTGATTTAAAAGAACATTTTAAAAACAAGCTTTTTTTAGATAAAGAGAGTGCCTCATACGTCGTGATTCCCCGAAATATTAAATTGGCTGAATCTCCAAGTTTTGGCAAACCTATTATTTTATATGATGTTGAATCTCCTGGTTCAAAAGCCTATCAAAATCTTGCCAATTCTATTTTAGTGAGTTAA
- a CDS encoding ParB/RepB/Spo0J family partition protein: MSTKKVLGRGLSAIIEDVEEAYKQDIEQAKDLVREIDIERITANPYQPRVTFNETALKELSESIKRHGLLQPIIVVAKDNDYMLLAGERRLRASKLAGFTKIKAIVADIESKNLRELALIENIQREDLNPIELAIAYKELIEEYQITQDGLSEIIHKSRTQITNTIRLLSLSEQTKKYLAEGVISQGHAKVLVGLEPKDEETVVNTILGQKLSVRETEALVKKLKNSEEPVGKKEKTTINVSEELEMVSVRLKELGFEAKPKSNTITIHFKNGESIHTFLERFQ; encoded by the coding sequence ATGAGTACAAAAAAAGTTTTAGGTCGAGGATTAAGTGCTATTATAGAAGACGTTGAAGAGGCGTATAAACAAGATATTGAACAAGCTAAAGATTTGGTACGCGAAATTGATATAGAGCGTATTACAGCAAATCCTTATCAACCCCGCGTGACGTTTAATGAAACAGCGTTAAAAGAGTTAAGTGAATCAATTAAACGACATGGTCTTTTGCAACCTATCATCGTAGTTGCTAAAGACAATGATTATATGCTTTTAGCAGGCGAGAGACGTTTACGTGCGAGTAAATTAGCAGGATTTACAAAAATCAAAGCGATTGTAGCTGATATTGAATCCAAAAATTTGCGAGAACTTGCGCTCATTGAGAATATTCAAAGAGAAGATTTAAATCCTATTGAACTAGCAATTGCTTATAAAGAGTTGATTGAAGAGTATCAAATCACACAAGATGGACTTTCTGAAATTATTCATAAAAGTCGTACCCAAATTACCAATACCATTCGTCTGTTATCGTTAAGTGAACAAACAAAAAAATATTTGGCTGAAGGCGTTATTTCCCAAGGACATGCAAAAGTTTTGGTTGGACTTGAGCCTAAGGATGAAGAGACGGTTGTTAACACTATTTTAGGTCAAAAATTAAGTGTGCGTGAAACAGAAGCACTGGTAAAAAAGTTAAAAAACAGTGAAGAACCTGTTGGTAAAAAAGAAAAAACCACTATTAACGTCTCTGAAGAACTGGAAATGGTCTCAGTACGCCTAAAAGAGCTTGGTTTTGAGGCTAAACCAAAATCAAATACTATTACGATTCATTTTAAAAATGGTGAATCAATTCATACTTTTTTAGAACGTTTCCAATAA
- a CDS encoding FoF1 ATP synthase subunit B', with amino-acid sequence MLDIIPALLLVTGTVFLVLLIVLNKTLYKPLLEFIDNRNNSINRDLENAGKNASDVVAYYQEIETILSEAKFEAAKIREAAINEANEKALKRIEQKKNELEVQTGVFFTTLESEKNEFKNSLMAQMPLFKESVHAKLNTI; translated from the coding sequence ATGTTGGATATCATACCAGCACTCTTACTAGTGACTGGAACTGTATTTTTAGTTTTGTTGATTGTTCTTAACAAAACATTATATAAACCACTCTTAGAGTTTATTGATAATAGAAATAACTCTATTAACCGTGATTTAGAAAATGCAGGAAAAAATGCTAGTGACGTTGTTGCCTATTACCAAGAAATAGAAACAATTTTGTCTGAAGCCAAGTTTGAAGCTGCAAAAATTCGTGAGGCTGCGATAAACGAAGCAAATGAGAAAGCTTTGAAACGTATTGAGCAGAAGAAAAATGAACTTGAAGTTCAAACAGGCGTTTTCTTCACAACGTTAGAATCAGAAAAAAATGAGTTTAAAAATAGTTTAATGGCACAAATGCCTCTTTTCAAAGAGAGCGTTCATGCAAAATTAAACACAATTTAA
- a CDS encoding F0F1 ATP synthase subunit B, translating into MKINYFLLLLTPIALLASGGEGSGGTDIFPRTVNFLIFVSIMYYYVANDLKAWYVGRKNEIATKLDSIQVKLKESNSKKEIALAKVEEAKVNAKNLIETAKKEAVLLTEKIAQEADAELSNLEKAFQDRMAIEQRRMQREIISNVLDEMFKEGSITLGDDEMVKIVNKKVA; encoded by the coding sequence ATGAAGATCAATTATTTTTTACTCTTGTTAACACCTATTGCCCTTTTAGCCAGTGGTGGTGAGGGAAGTGGTGGAACAGATATTTTTCCAAGAACCGTTAACTTTTTAATCTTTGTTTCAATCATGTATTACTATGTTGCGAATGATCTTAAAGCATGGTATGTAGGTCGAAAAAATGAGATTGCAACGAAGTTAGATTCAATTCAAGTTAAACTTAAAGAGTCTAATAGCAAAAAAGAGATAGCCCTTGCAAAAGTTGAAGAAGCAAAAGTAAATGCAAAAAATTTGATTGAAACTGCTAAAAAAGAGGCAGTTTTACTGACAGAAAAAATTGCACAAGAGGCAGATGCAGAACTAAGTAATTTAGAAAAAGCATTTCAAGATCGTATGGCAATAGAACAGCGTAGAATGCAAAGAGAAATTATCTCAAATGTCTTAGACGAGATGTTTAAAGAGGGTTCTATTACTCTAGGCGATGATGAGATGGTTAAAATTGTGAATAAGAAGGTTGCATAA
- a CDS encoding F0F1 ATP synthase subunit delta, which produces MSSAIAKKYVNALMKGCTNDELVEISNELSTLSHLFSLDKFNNIVLSPHVSKHAKAEFVVSLLTLKNVKLTNFVKLLNNNDRLKLIPSIADELKYQLALKNNKFVGTISTSFAMNERQIKLLEDNFSKKFGASISLKNSVNAYPGIKVELDDLGIEVRFSLERLKAQMSEHILKAI; this is translated from the coding sequence ATGAGTAGTGCAATAGCAAAAAAATATGTCAATGCCCTTATGAAAGGCTGTACCAACGATGAATTGGTAGAAATTTCAAATGAACTATCTACTTTAAGCCATCTGTTTAGCCTTGATAAGTTTAACAATATTGTTCTTTCTCCTCATGTATCAAAACATGCTAAGGCGGAGTTTGTGGTTTCATTGTTAACGCTAAAGAATGTAAAATTAACGAATTTTGTTAAACTCTTAAACAACAATGATAGACTTAAATTAATACCTTCTATTGCAGATGAACTTAAATACCAGCTAGCACTGAAAAATAACAAGTTCGTTGGTACTATTTCTACAAGCTTTGCGATGAATGAAAGACAAATAAAACTTCTAGAAGATAATTTTAGTAAAAAATTTGGTGCGAGTATTTCGTTAAAAAATAGTGTCAATGCGTATCCTGGTATTAAGGTAGAGTTAGATGATTTAGGGATAGAAGTACGTTTTTCTCTTGAGCGACTCAAAGCTCAAATGAGCGAACATATTTTAAAAGCAATTTAG